The proteins below are encoded in one region of Lactuca sativa cultivar Salinas chromosome 3, Lsat_Salinas_v11, whole genome shotgun sequence:
- the LOC128132804 gene encoding F-box/LRR-repeat protein At3g26922-like, protein MATKRKVREQEPVNIENKKKAKMEDRLSDLPECLQLHILTSLDAKHAVQTSVLSRTWVSAHTRIPVLEFNSYSFKKLLVFDKFVCDVLRHRDHSAKLERLTFNRSGSCSAKILNSVFDYAFSLGVEQLSVNLQQSRNKTWPVFPVIASFESLKSLTLESQSHMICPYLGPISRSFKSLTTMHLQHALIKDPDPFSGFPMLESLTLEDCHLCMESEKTLRIHAL, encoded by the coding sequence ATGGCGACTAAAAGAAAAGTACGTGAGCAAGAACCAGTAAACATCGAGAACAAGAAGAAGGCGAAAATGGAGGACAGACTCAGCGACTTGCCGGAGTGTTTGCAGCTTCATATTCTCACTTCTCTTGACGCAAAACACGCCGTTCAAACATCAGTTTTATCAAGAACCTGGGTTTCTGCGCACACTCGGATCCCAGTTCTTGAATTCAATTCCTACTCTTTCAAAAAACTCCTAGTCTTTGATAAGTTCGTATGTGATGTTCTGCGTCATCGTGATCACTCAGCAAAGTTGGAAAGATTAACATTCAACCGTTCTGGATCCTGCAGTGCCAAGATTTTGAATAGCGTTTTCGATTACGCGTTTTCGTTGGGTGTCGAGCAGTTGTCAGTTAACCTTCAACAAAGTAGAAACAAAACATGGCCGGTTTTTCCAGTAATTGCTTCCTTTGAATCCTTAAAGAGTTTAACACTAGAAAGCCAAAGTCATATGATTTGCCCGTATCTGGGGCCAATTTCAAGATCATTCAAGAGTCTTACTACTATGCATCTTCAACATGCACTTATAAAAGATCCCGATCCATTCTCAGGGTTCCCAATGTTGGAAAGTTTAACACTGGAAGATTGTCATCTTTGCATGGAAAGTGAAAAAACTTTGAGGATACACGCTCTTTGA